A stretch of Planococcus citri chromosome 5, ihPlaCitr1.1, whole genome shotgun sequence DNA encodes these proteins:
- the crim gene encoding UPAR/Ly6 domain-containing protein crim, which translates to MLKLFIAFLILTKYSADAIWCYQCVSTHPGCGNPFKWVWYKTVTCHDENDECVKVIEVKDGQETITRDCLSSLRGIRTDLPADRYEGCRPATVDVKLANYVNTSIKEIDIKRDYYDSTTFCFCYFDNWCNSGSHVSVSVLTLLSIGVAHILRQL; encoded by the exons atgttgaaattattcatcGCATTtctcattttaacaaaatactcGG CCGATGCAATATGGTGTTACCAATGTGTATCAACTCATCCTGGTTGCGGAAATCCTTTCAAATGGGTCTGGTATAAAACAGTAACGTGTCACGATGAAAACGACGAATGTGTCAAAGTCATCGAAGTTAAAGATG GTCAAGAAACAATAACTAGAGATTGTCTAAGTAGTCTGAGAGGTATAAGAACAGATTTACCAGCAGATCGGTACGAAGGATGTAGACCAGCCACCGTAGATGTAAAATTGGCCAACTATGTAAATACTTCGATTAAAGAAATCGATATTAAAAG agattATTACGACTCGACAACTTTCTGCTTCTGTTACTTCGATAATTGGTGTAATAGTGGATCTCATGTATCTGTATCCGTCCTTACGTTATTATCAATTGGTGTTGCACATATTCTAAGGCAGCTATAA